The following are encoded together in the Thunnus albacares chromosome 7, fThuAlb1.1, whole genome shotgun sequence genome:
- the polg gene encoding DNA polymerase subunit gamma-1 isoform X1, with amino-acid sequence MSIMELHFAEENNTDRYIQAVVRSPYEVMLHVFRCHLQRPLIATQWRCLRSLYSTKPHSNQGEDSTETRLNPLNIQMLSRNLHEQIFRGLEPEYREEDVERSVRHLQKHELWGKETSLMPDVELKLSKMYGKNIDEHFRVLAKTQSLPYLEAAFMLQQATLPPMPQEWTWEAGWTRYGLNGESQKVDFPDETALVFDVEVCTTEGKCPTLAVAMSPTNWYSWCSKRLIEERYSWSNQLNLTDLIPLETPVNSARPPKGQWKKRLIVGHNVSFDRSYIKEQYLIKGSKVRFMDTMSLHMAISGLTGFQRTLWMANKLGKRRGLQEVKEHIKRAGHKKNGPTIGSWDWVNISSINNLADVHALYVGGPPLEKEAREIFIKGSMVDVRNNFQELMQYCALDVLATHQVFTEQLPLFMERCPHPVTFAGMLEMGVSYLPVNQNWGRYLEDSQDIYEELQRELKKSLMTLADDACQLLHDDKYKDDPWLWDLEWDVQEFKQKKLATSKKKLSKQAAETQAATPLPEWEEDPGPPNEEEMAGPHPSRLAVEKLKETVNRLPKRRQHLPGHPGWYRKLCEKMSEEDSWSPGASLISLQMRVTPKLMGLTWDGFPLHYTEKHGWGYLVPGRRDNLTSEEENEGPVCPHSTIESIYKEYCEQNSKEQPKYQDCNPSDDLIWTDSTVWAKVEELSSLERPIEENGVIMKNGSQDPHYSPEKSHCHYHHGNGPYNDVDIPGCWFFKLPHKDGNQNNVGSPFSKDFLSKMEDGTLRAGRGGTNATRALEINKMMSFWRNAHKRISSQMVLWLRKGELPHFVSRHKDFDQEGQYGAILPQVITAGTVTRRAVEPTWLTASNARRDRVGSELKAMVQVPPGYHLVGADVDSQELWIAAVLGEAHFAGMHGCTAFGWMTLQGKKSQGTDLHSRTADAVGISREHAKVFNYGRIYGAGQPFAERLLMQFNHRLGQTEAASKARQMYALTKGIRRYHLSEDGEWLVNELDIDVEREEDGSVSLQELRRISRLASQSFRRKRWDMVGKRLWSGGTESDMFNKLESIAHSDQPATPVLGCRISRALEPTAVKDEFITSRVNWVVQSSAVDYLHLMLVAMKWLFEEYDIDGRFCISIHDEVRYLIRSEDRYRAALALQITNLLTRSMFAHALGISDLPQSVAFFSAVDIDQCLRKEVTMDCVTPSNPTGLERRYNLSPGEALDIYQIIDVTKGSLSKAK; translated from the exons ATGTCGATAATGGAACTACATTTCGCTGAGGAAAATAATACGGATAGATATATCCAAG CTGTAGTGAGAAGTCCTTATGAGGTGATGCTGCATGTGTTCCGCTGTCATCTGCAGAGACCTCTCATTGCTACACAATGGAGATGTCTACGCTCCCTCTACTCCACCAAGCCTCACTCCAATCAGGGCGAGGACTCCACAGAGACCCGCCTGAACCCCCTGAACATCCAGATGCTGTCGAGAAATCTCCATGAGCAGATCTTTCGAGGGCTGGAGCCAGAGTatagagaggaagatgtggAGCGCAGCGTTAGGCACTTGCAGAAGCATGAGTTGTGGGGCAAGGAAACTTCACTGATGCCCGATGTGGAGCTGAAGCTTTCCAAAATGTACGGCAAAAATATTGATGAGCACTTCCGGGTTTTGGCAAAGACACAGAGCCTTCCATACCTTGAGGCTGCCTTCATGTTGCAGCAAGCAACGTTGCCACCCATGCCTCAGGAGTGGACATGGGAGGCTGGCTGGACACGTTATGGGCTAAATGGGGAGAGTCAGAAGGTTGATTTCCCAGATGAGACAGCACTGGTATTTGATGTGGAGGTGTGCACAACAGAGGGAAAGTGTCCTACACTGGCTGTCGCTATGTCTCCCACTAACTG GTACTCCTGGTGCAGTAAGCGTCTGATTGAAGAGCGGTACTCATGGTCAAACCAGCTGAACCTCACTGACCTCATCCCACTGGAGACACCAGTAAACTCTGCCcgccctccaaagggtcagtgGAAGAAGAGGCTCATAGTGGGTCATAATGTCAGTTTTGACCGATCATACATCAAGGAGCAATACTTGATAAAG ggcTCTAAAGTACGCTTCATGGACACCATGAGCCTTCACATGGCCATCTCTGGGCTGACTGGGTTCCAGCGCACACTGTGGATGGCCAACAAGCTGGGCAAGAGGAGAGGCCTGCAGGAGGTCAAGGAACACATTAAGAGGGCTGGACACAAAAAGAACGGCCCAACG ATTGGCTCTTGGGACTGGGTGAATATTAGCAGCATCAACAACCTGGCTGATGTCCACGCTCTGTATGTGGGAGGGCCGCCACTGGAGAAAGAGGCCAGAGAGATCTTTATAAAGGGCAGCATGGTGGATGTCAGGAACAACTTCCAG GAGTTAATGCAGTACTGCGCCCTGGATGTCCTGGCCACACATCAAGTGTTCACAGAACAACTACCACTCTTCATGGAGAG ATGCCCTCATCCAGTGACGTTTGCTGGAATGCTGGAGATGGGTGTGAGCTACCTTCCTGTCAATCAAAACTGGGGGCGTTACCTAGAGGATTCTCAGGACATTTACGAAGAGCTCCAGAGAGAACTAAAGAAGTCTCTGATGACTCTAGCGGACGATGCCTGCCAGCTCCTGCATGACGACAA ATATAAAGATGACCCCTGGCTTTGGGATCTTGAGTGGGATGTGCAGGAGTTCAAGCAGAAGAAACTGGCAACCAGCAAGAAGAAACTCTCCAAACAAGCAGCTGAAACACAAGCTGCTACTCCTCTTCCAGAGTGGGAAGAAG ACCCAGGTCCACCAAATGAAGAGGAGATGGCAGGCCCTCACCCCAGCAGGCTGGCTGTGGAGAAGTTGAAAGAAACAGTGAATCGACTCCCCAAGAGAAGGCAACATCTGCCTGGGCACCCAGG GTGGTATCGTAAGCTGTGTGAGAAGATGTCTGAAGAGGACAGCTGGTCACCTGGAGCCAGCCTCATCAGTCTACAGATGAGAGTGACTCCTAAGCTGATGGGTCTGACGTGGGATGGATTCCCCCTGCATTACACAGAGAAACATGGGTGGGGCTACCTGGTACCTGGGCGCAGGGATAACCTGACTTCTGAGGAGGAAAACGAAGGACCAGTGTGTCCACATAG TACTATTGAGAGTATCTACAAAGAGTATTGTGAGCAGAACAGCAAAGAGCAGCCTAAATACCAGGACTGCAACCCCTCAGATGACCTCATTTGgacagacagcacagtgtggGCAAAG GTGGAGGAGTTAAGTTCCCTGGAGAGACCGATAGAGGAAAATGGAGTCATAATGAAAAATGGG TCCCAAGATCCACATTATAGCCCAGAGAAGAGTCACTGCCACTATCACCATGGAAACGGCCCCTACAATGATGTAGACATACCAGGGTGCTGGTTTTTCAAATTACCTCATAAG gacGGTAATCAGAACAATGTAGGCAGTCCATTTTCAAAAGACTTCCTGTCTAAGATGGAGGATGGTACTCTTCGGGCAGGGAGGGGCGGAACCAATGCTACACGTGCCCTGGAGATCAACAAAATGATGTCCTTCTGGAGGAATGCACATAAACGTATAAG CTCTCAGATGGTTCTCTGGCTGCGAAAGGGAGAGCTTCCTCACTTCGTCAGCAG ACACAAAGATTTTGATCAAGAGGGTCAGTATGGTGCCATATTACCTCAAGTCATCACTGCAGGAACCGTAACACGAAGGGCTGTGGAGCCAACGTGGCTGACTGCCAGTAATGCACGA AGGGACCGAGTAGGCAGTGAGCTGAAGGCGATGGTGCAGGTACCACCTGGGTACCACCTGGTGGGAGCAGATGTAGATTCTCAAGAGTTGTGGATTGCTGCTGTGCTTGGAGAGGCTCACTTTGCTGGCATGCACG GTTGTACAGCGTTTGGCTGGATGACTCTTCAGGGAAAGAAGAGTCAGGGCACTGACCTGCACAGCCGCACTGCTGATGCTGTAGGCATCAGCCGGGAACACGCCAAGGTGTTTAACTATGGGCGCATCTATGGTGCAGGGCAGCCCTTTGCTGAGAGACTGCTGATGCAGTTCAACCATCGTCTCGGTCAGACAGAAGCTGCCAGTAAGGCCAGGCAGATGTACGCTTTAACAAAGGGTATTCGCAG aTATCATCTGTCAGAGGATGGTGAGTGGCTGGTCAATGAACTGGATATAGACgtggagagggaggaagatggaagtgTGTCCCTGCAGGAGTTGCGCAGGATCAGTAGACTGGCCTCACAGAG CTTTCGGCGGAAGAGGTGGGATATGGTTGGCAAACGTCTTTGGTCTGGAGGTACAGAGTCGGACATGTTCAATAAACTGGAAAGTATCGCCCATTCAGACCAGCCAGCCACTCCTGTCCTAGGCTGCAGGATTAGCAGAGCTCTGGAGCCCACGGCAGTAAAGGACGAG TTTATCACCAGCAGAGTGAACTGGGTGGTCCAGAGCTCAGCAGTGGACTATCTACATCTGATGCTGGTGGCAATGAAGTGGCTCTTTGAAGAGTATGACATTGATGGTCGTTTCTGCATCAGCATCCATGATGAGGTGCGGTATCTCATCCGTAGCGAGGACCGTTACCGTGCAGCACTTGCACTTCAGATCACCAACCTACTGACAAG GAGTATGTTCGCCCATGCGTTAGGCATATCGGACCTTCCACAGTCAGTAGCTTTCTTCAGTGCCGTTGACATTGACCAGTGTCTGAGGAAGGAGGTCACCATGGACTGCGTGACCCCTTCTAACCCCACAGGTCTGGAGCGAAGATACAACCTGTCACCTG GTGAGGCCTTGGACATCTACCAAATCATTGACGTCACTAAAGGCTCTCTGAGCAAAGCAAAATAG
- the LOC122986489 gene encoding Golgi apparatus membrane protein TVP23 homolog A-like isoform X2 encodes MADDTEDVELDFADDEQERARRSAVIRHPLATFFHLFFRVVAIVSYLLCDWISKNFASCFVLIITLLSFDFWSVKNVTGRLLVGLRWWNQIDEDGKSLWVFEAKKTSRGNNIGTEAEARIFWLGLIICPLIWTFFFFTSLFSLKFKWLALVVASISLQAANLYGYLRCKAGGQEGQPPDTRSFMGQHFLQRPDIIFGIL; translated from the exons ATGGCGGATGACACGGAGGATGTTGAGCTGGACTTTGCTGATGATGAGCAGGAGAGGGCGCGGAGAAGCGCTGTCATAAG ACATCCCCTTGCCACCTTTTTCCACCTGTTCTTTCGGGTGGTTGCCATTGTCTCCTATTTGCTCTGCGACTGGATCAGCAAGAACTTTGCGTCCTGTTTTGTCCTCATCATCACTCTGCTCTCTTTCGACTTTTGGTCTGTCAAG AATGTAACTGGCAGGCTGTTGGTTGGGCTGCGCTGGTGGAATCAGATCGACGAGGATGGAAAGAGCCTCTGGGTGTTTGAGGCCAAAAAA acTTCCAGAGGCAATAACATTGGGACAGAGGCTGAGGCGAGGATATTTTGGCTGGGTTTAATCATCTGTCCTCTCATTTGgacattcttcttcttcacctcccTTTTCTCGCTGAAGTTTAAATGGCTG GCACTTGTGGTAGCCAGTATTTCCCTTCAAGCAGCTAACCTCTACGGCTATCTACGCTGCAAGGCAGGGGGACAGGAGGGCCAACCTCCAGATACCCGCTCTTTCATGGGACAGCACTTCCTTCAGCGT CCAGACATCATCTTTGGAATACTATAA
- the LOC122986489 gene encoding Golgi apparatus membrane protein TVP23 homolog A-like isoform X3: protein MTMADDTEDVELDFADDEQERARRSAVIRHPLATFFHLFFRVVAIVSYLLCDWISKNFASCFVLIITLLSFDFWSVKNVTGRLLVGLRWWNQIDEDGKSLWVFEAKKALVVASISLQAANLYGYLRCKAGGQEGQPPDTRSFMGQHFLQRPDIIFGIL, encoded by the exons ATG ACGATGGCGGATGACACGGAGGATGTTGAGCTGGACTTTGCTGATGATGAGCAGGAGAGGGCGCGGAGAAGCGCTGTCATAAG ACATCCCCTTGCCACCTTTTTCCACCTGTTCTTTCGGGTGGTTGCCATTGTCTCCTATTTGCTCTGCGACTGGATCAGCAAGAACTTTGCGTCCTGTTTTGTCCTCATCATCACTCTGCTCTCTTTCGACTTTTGGTCTGTCAAG AATGTAACTGGCAGGCTGTTGGTTGGGCTGCGCTGGTGGAATCAGATCGACGAGGATGGAAAGAGCCTCTGGGTGTTTGAGGCCAAAAAA GCACTTGTGGTAGCCAGTATTTCCCTTCAAGCAGCTAACCTCTACGGCTATCTACGCTGCAAGGCAGGGGGACAGGAGGGCCAACCTCCAGATACCCGCTCTTTCATGGGACAGCACTTCCTTCAGCGT CCAGACATCATCTTTGGAATACTATAA
- the LOC122986489 gene encoding Golgi apparatus membrane protein TVP23 homolog A-like isoform X1 translates to MTMADDTEDVELDFADDEQERARRSAVIRHPLATFFHLFFRVVAIVSYLLCDWISKNFASCFVLIITLLSFDFWSVKNVTGRLLVGLRWWNQIDEDGKSLWVFEAKKTSRGNNIGTEAEARIFWLGLIICPLIWTFFFFTSLFSLKFKWLALVVASISLQAANLYGYLRCKAGGQEGQPPDTRSFMGQHFLQRPDIIFGIL, encoded by the exons ATG ACGATGGCGGATGACACGGAGGATGTTGAGCTGGACTTTGCTGATGATGAGCAGGAGAGGGCGCGGAGAAGCGCTGTCATAAG ACATCCCCTTGCCACCTTTTTCCACCTGTTCTTTCGGGTGGTTGCCATTGTCTCCTATTTGCTCTGCGACTGGATCAGCAAGAACTTTGCGTCCTGTTTTGTCCTCATCATCACTCTGCTCTCTTTCGACTTTTGGTCTGTCAAG AATGTAACTGGCAGGCTGTTGGTTGGGCTGCGCTGGTGGAATCAGATCGACGAGGATGGAAAGAGCCTCTGGGTGTTTGAGGCCAAAAAA acTTCCAGAGGCAATAACATTGGGACAGAGGCTGAGGCGAGGATATTTTGGCTGGGTTTAATCATCTGTCCTCTCATTTGgacattcttcttcttcacctcccTTTTCTCGCTGAAGTTTAAATGGCTG GCACTTGTGGTAGCCAGTATTTCCCTTCAAGCAGCTAACCTCTACGGCTATCTACGCTGCAAGGCAGGGGGACAGGAGGGCCAACCTCCAGATACCCGCTCTTTCATGGGACAGCACTTCCTTCAGCGT CCAGACATCATCTTTGGAATACTATAA
- the polg gene encoding DNA polymerase subunit gamma-1 isoform X2, translating to MLHVFRCHLQRPLIATQWRCLRSLYSTKPHSNQGEDSTETRLNPLNIQMLSRNLHEQIFRGLEPEYREEDVERSVRHLQKHELWGKETSLMPDVELKLSKMYGKNIDEHFRVLAKTQSLPYLEAAFMLQQATLPPMPQEWTWEAGWTRYGLNGESQKVDFPDETALVFDVEVCTTEGKCPTLAVAMSPTNWYSWCSKRLIEERYSWSNQLNLTDLIPLETPVNSARPPKGQWKKRLIVGHNVSFDRSYIKEQYLIKGSKVRFMDTMSLHMAISGLTGFQRTLWMANKLGKRRGLQEVKEHIKRAGHKKNGPTIGSWDWVNISSINNLADVHALYVGGPPLEKEAREIFIKGSMVDVRNNFQELMQYCALDVLATHQVFTEQLPLFMERCPHPVTFAGMLEMGVSYLPVNQNWGRYLEDSQDIYEELQRELKKSLMTLADDACQLLHDDKYKDDPWLWDLEWDVQEFKQKKLATSKKKLSKQAAETQAATPLPEWEEDPGPPNEEEMAGPHPSRLAVEKLKETVNRLPKRRQHLPGHPGWYRKLCEKMSEEDSWSPGASLISLQMRVTPKLMGLTWDGFPLHYTEKHGWGYLVPGRRDNLTSEEENEGPVCPHSTIESIYKEYCEQNSKEQPKYQDCNPSDDLIWTDSTVWAKVEELSSLERPIEENGVIMKNGSQDPHYSPEKSHCHYHHGNGPYNDVDIPGCWFFKLPHKDGNQNNVGSPFSKDFLSKMEDGTLRAGRGGTNATRALEINKMMSFWRNAHKRISSQMVLWLRKGELPHFVSRHKDFDQEGQYGAILPQVITAGTVTRRAVEPTWLTASNARRDRVGSELKAMVQVPPGYHLVGADVDSQELWIAAVLGEAHFAGMHGCTAFGWMTLQGKKSQGTDLHSRTADAVGISREHAKVFNYGRIYGAGQPFAERLLMQFNHRLGQTEAASKARQMYALTKGIRRYHLSEDGEWLVNELDIDVEREEDGSVSLQELRRISRLASQSFRRKRWDMVGKRLWSGGTESDMFNKLESIAHSDQPATPVLGCRISRALEPTAVKDEFITSRVNWVVQSSAVDYLHLMLVAMKWLFEEYDIDGRFCISIHDEVRYLIRSEDRYRAALALQITNLLTRSMFAHALGISDLPQSVAFFSAVDIDQCLRKEVTMDCVTPSNPTGLERRYNLSPGEALDIYQIIDVTKGSLSKAK from the exons ATGCTGCATGTGTTCCGCTGTCATCTGCAGAGACCTCTCATTGCTACACAATGGAGATGTCTACGCTCCCTCTACTCCACCAAGCCTCACTCCAATCAGGGCGAGGACTCCACAGAGACCCGCCTGAACCCCCTGAACATCCAGATGCTGTCGAGAAATCTCCATGAGCAGATCTTTCGAGGGCTGGAGCCAGAGTatagagaggaagatgtggAGCGCAGCGTTAGGCACTTGCAGAAGCATGAGTTGTGGGGCAAGGAAACTTCACTGATGCCCGATGTGGAGCTGAAGCTTTCCAAAATGTACGGCAAAAATATTGATGAGCACTTCCGGGTTTTGGCAAAGACACAGAGCCTTCCATACCTTGAGGCTGCCTTCATGTTGCAGCAAGCAACGTTGCCACCCATGCCTCAGGAGTGGACATGGGAGGCTGGCTGGACACGTTATGGGCTAAATGGGGAGAGTCAGAAGGTTGATTTCCCAGATGAGACAGCACTGGTATTTGATGTGGAGGTGTGCACAACAGAGGGAAAGTGTCCTACACTGGCTGTCGCTATGTCTCCCACTAACTG GTACTCCTGGTGCAGTAAGCGTCTGATTGAAGAGCGGTACTCATGGTCAAACCAGCTGAACCTCACTGACCTCATCCCACTGGAGACACCAGTAAACTCTGCCcgccctccaaagggtcagtgGAAGAAGAGGCTCATAGTGGGTCATAATGTCAGTTTTGACCGATCATACATCAAGGAGCAATACTTGATAAAG ggcTCTAAAGTACGCTTCATGGACACCATGAGCCTTCACATGGCCATCTCTGGGCTGACTGGGTTCCAGCGCACACTGTGGATGGCCAACAAGCTGGGCAAGAGGAGAGGCCTGCAGGAGGTCAAGGAACACATTAAGAGGGCTGGACACAAAAAGAACGGCCCAACG ATTGGCTCTTGGGACTGGGTGAATATTAGCAGCATCAACAACCTGGCTGATGTCCACGCTCTGTATGTGGGAGGGCCGCCACTGGAGAAAGAGGCCAGAGAGATCTTTATAAAGGGCAGCATGGTGGATGTCAGGAACAACTTCCAG GAGTTAATGCAGTACTGCGCCCTGGATGTCCTGGCCACACATCAAGTGTTCACAGAACAACTACCACTCTTCATGGAGAG ATGCCCTCATCCAGTGACGTTTGCTGGAATGCTGGAGATGGGTGTGAGCTACCTTCCTGTCAATCAAAACTGGGGGCGTTACCTAGAGGATTCTCAGGACATTTACGAAGAGCTCCAGAGAGAACTAAAGAAGTCTCTGATGACTCTAGCGGACGATGCCTGCCAGCTCCTGCATGACGACAA ATATAAAGATGACCCCTGGCTTTGGGATCTTGAGTGGGATGTGCAGGAGTTCAAGCAGAAGAAACTGGCAACCAGCAAGAAGAAACTCTCCAAACAAGCAGCTGAAACACAAGCTGCTACTCCTCTTCCAGAGTGGGAAGAAG ACCCAGGTCCACCAAATGAAGAGGAGATGGCAGGCCCTCACCCCAGCAGGCTGGCTGTGGAGAAGTTGAAAGAAACAGTGAATCGACTCCCCAAGAGAAGGCAACATCTGCCTGGGCACCCAGG GTGGTATCGTAAGCTGTGTGAGAAGATGTCTGAAGAGGACAGCTGGTCACCTGGAGCCAGCCTCATCAGTCTACAGATGAGAGTGACTCCTAAGCTGATGGGTCTGACGTGGGATGGATTCCCCCTGCATTACACAGAGAAACATGGGTGGGGCTACCTGGTACCTGGGCGCAGGGATAACCTGACTTCTGAGGAGGAAAACGAAGGACCAGTGTGTCCACATAG TACTATTGAGAGTATCTACAAAGAGTATTGTGAGCAGAACAGCAAAGAGCAGCCTAAATACCAGGACTGCAACCCCTCAGATGACCTCATTTGgacagacagcacagtgtggGCAAAG GTGGAGGAGTTAAGTTCCCTGGAGAGACCGATAGAGGAAAATGGAGTCATAATGAAAAATGGG TCCCAAGATCCACATTATAGCCCAGAGAAGAGTCACTGCCACTATCACCATGGAAACGGCCCCTACAATGATGTAGACATACCAGGGTGCTGGTTTTTCAAATTACCTCATAAG gacGGTAATCAGAACAATGTAGGCAGTCCATTTTCAAAAGACTTCCTGTCTAAGATGGAGGATGGTACTCTTCGGGCAGGGAGGGGCGGAACCAATGCTACACGTGCCCTGGAGATCAACAAAATGATGTCCTTCTGGAGGAATGCACATAAACGTATAAG CTCTCAGATGGTTCTCTGGCTGCGAAAGGGAGAGCTTCCTCACTTCGTCAGCAG ACACAAAGATTTTGATCAAGAGGGTCAGTATGGTGCCATATTACCTCAAGTCATCACTGCAGGAACCGTAACACGAAGGGCTGTGGAGCCAACGTGGCTGACTGCCAGTAATGCACGA AGGGACCGAGTAGGCAGTGAGCTGAAGGCGATGGTGCAGGTACCACCTGGGTACCACCTGGTGGGAGCAGATGTAGATTCTCAAGAGTTGTGGATTGCTGCTGTGCTTGGAGAGGCTCACTTTGCTGGCATGCACG GTTGTACAGCGTTTGGCTGGATGACTCTTCAGGGAAAGAAGAGTCAGGGCACTGACCTGCACAGCCGCACTGCTGATGCTGTAGGCATCAGCCGGGAACACGCCAAGGTGTTTAACTATGGGCGCATCTATGGTGCAGGGCAGCCCTTTGCTGAGAGACTGCTGATGCAGTTCAACCATCGTCTCGGTCAGACAGAAGCTGCCAGTAAGGCCAGGCAGATGTACGCTTTAACAAAGGGTATTCGCAG aTATCATCTGTCAGAGGATGGTGAGTGGCTGGTCAATGAACTGGATATAGACgtggagagggaggaagatggaagtgTGTCCCTGCAGGAGTTGCGCAGGATCAGTAGACTGGCCTCACAGAG CTTTCGGCGGAAGAGGTGGGATATGGTTGGCAAACGTCTTTGGTCTGGAGGTACAGAGTCGGACATGTTCAATAAACTGGAAAGTATCGCCCATTCAGACCAGCCAGCCACTCCTGTCCTAGGCTGCAGGATTAGCAGAGCTCTGGAGCCCACGGCAGTAAAGGACGAG TTTATCACCAGCAGAGTGAACTGGGTGGTCCAGAGCTCAGCAGTGGACTATCTACATCTGATGCTGGTGGCAATGAAGTGGCTCTTTGAAGAGTATGACATTGATGGTCGTTTCTGCATCAGCATCCATGATGAGGTGCGGTATCTCATCCGTAGCGAGGACCGTTACCGTGCAGCACTTGCACTTCAGATCACCAACCTACTGACAAG GAGTATGTTCGCCCATGCGTTAGGCATATCGGACCTTCCACAGTCAGTAGCTTTCTTCAGTGCCGTTGACATTGACCAGTGTCTGAGGAAGGAGGTCACCATGGACTGCGTGACCCCTTCTAACCCCACAGGTCTGGAGCGAAGATACAACCTGTCACCTG GTGAGGCCTTGGACATCTACCAAATCATTGACGTCACTAAAGGCTCTCTGAGCAAAGCAAAATAG